The following DNA comes from Pseudomonas sp. Tri1.
CCAGTCGGCCAGGCGTTGCTGGTATTGCCAGGCGGCCTGCCGGGCACTGCGACCGAAAACGAAGAAATACAGGACGATGCCGTACAGCAGTGGGCTGAGTAAACGGCGGCCCAGCACCTTGGCGGCGAACGCGGTGAATTTCATCAGCCAGAAACTGCCGCGTTCCTGGCGGTCGGCCCAGTGTTGCTTATCTGCCTGAAGGCTCATGCCCGCCACCGTCGCCAGAGAATCATGGGAGAACGCACCAGCATGCCGAAGAACAACCGGGTGTGCATGCTGGAAATCAGCACGTTGTCGTGGAACAGGCGAAAGTGCGAGACACCGTCCTGGGGGTAATGAACCCGGGTGTGCAGCCAGCGCATCGGTTGATTGCGCCAAGCCAGGCGTACGAGGATGTCGGAGTCGAAGTCCATGCGTTTGCCGATGTTCGCCGAGTCGATCAGCGCCAGGGTCGGTGGCAAGGGATAGACCCGAAAGCCACACATGGAGTCGCGGATTTGCAGGGACAGGCTGTTGATCCAGACCATGACGTGCGTCAGGTAGCGCGCGTACAGACGGCCTTTCGGCACGCTGGCGTCGTAGTGCGGATAACCACAGATCACCGCGTCCGGGTGGGCACGGGATTGCTCGATGAAGGTTTTCACGTCGCCAAGGTCGTGCTGCCCGTCGGCGTCCACCTGCAAGGCGTGGCTGAAACCCAGGCGCGAAGCCTCCCTTAAGCCGGTCATCACCGCGCCGCCCTTGCCCTGGTTGACGGCCAGCCTGATCAGATGAACCTGCTCGTCTTCGGCCAATTGCTCCAGCACGGTCGCGCAGGCGGGGCTGCTGGCGTCGTCTACCAGCACACAGGGCAGGCCGTTGGCGAGCAACGCCTGGACCACCGCCGTGATGGCTGTTTCGTGGTTGTAGACCGGGATGACGGCGCAGGGGTTATGCATATTTTTCACCTGCCGCCCATTTATTGTGGCGAGGGGATTTAGCGAAACGTCGCATCGTCCCACTCGAGTGCGAAGCGCTCACCATCGGTCTGTGTCGTTGCACAGAATTTGGGGTTGCTGCGCAACCCAGCG
Coding sequences within:
- a CDS encoding glycosyltransferase family 2 protein, whose translation is MHNPCAVIPVYNHETAITAVVQALLANGLPCVLVDDASSPACATVLEQLAEDEQVHLIRLAVNQGKGGAVMTGLREASRLGFSHALQVDADGQHDLGDVKTFIEQSRAHPDAVICGYPHYDASVPKGRLYARYLTHVMVWINSLSLQIRDSMCGFRVYPLPPTLALIDSANIGKRMDFDSDILVRLAWRNQPMRWLHTRVHYPQDGVSHFRLFHDNVLISSMHTRLFFGMLVRSPMILWRRWRA